From one Anopheles cruzii chromosome 3, idAnoCruzAS_RS32_06, whole genome shotgun sequence genomic stretch:
- the LOC128271621 gene encoding serine protease 44-like, translating to MLPAVLWTLALAVRHLSSVHAIVRSESFQLALGTNGDVTEVSPVDLFPFAVSLQLLDGTAQTRHFCGGTYLSKGWILTAAHCVISINYTQIVAQIGGLDLNDDAPAERYPVVEMHILRTYNPITMVGDIALLRVAMAKEMAYTSDNHTSLRLPQRTDRTAVNGEMCYIFGYGSEAYDGPISQKLRYGTVLALEEDNCIGMMGAVVAPPPNSGMFCAIGRSDACKGDSGGGYVCRVPSSFGPFVLRGVISYGVGCGAVGTPGVYTDVAYYLHHFQPESVFVAA from the exons ATGCTGCCGGCCGTGCTTTGGacactggcgctggcggtaAGGCATTTGAGCTCCGTACACGCCATCGTTCGCAGTGAGTCTTTCCAGCTGGCGCTGGGAACTAACGGTGATGTGACTGAAGTGTCTCCGGTGGACCTGTTTCCCTTTGCCGTTTCTCTTCAACTGCTCGATGGCACGGCGCAGACGAGACACTTCTGTGGTGGCACTTACCTGAGTAAGGGTTGGATACTGACCGCAGCCCACTGTGTGATTTCAAT CAACTACACACAAATTGTTGCACAGATCGGTGGTCTGGATCTTAATGACGATGCCCCCGCCGAACGATACCCCGTCGTGGAGATGCACATTTTACGTACCTACAATCC CATAACGATGGTCGGCGATATTGCACTCCTTCGCGTGGCAATGGCCAAAGAGATGGCGTATACTAGCGACAATCATACCTCGCTACGGCTACCGCAGCGCACCGATCGGACGGCGGTCAATGGGGAGATGTGCTACATCTTCGGGTACGGGTCCGAAGCATACGATGGGCCTATTAGTCAGAAACTGCGTTATGGCACCGTGTTGGCCCTCGAAGAGGACAATTGTATTGGAATGATGGGAGCGGTCGTAGCTCCGCCGCCCAACTCCGGAATGTTCTGTGCGATCGGACGTTCCGATGCATGTAAG GGCGATTCGGGAGGCGGTTATGTTTGCCGGGTGCCCTCCTCTTTCGGACCGTTTGTGCTGCGCGGGGTCATATCGTACGGTGTGGGGTGTGGTGCAGTCGGCACACCCGGTGTATACACCGACGTTGCTTACTATCTACACCATTTTCAACCGGAAAGCGTTTTTGTCGCTGCCTAA
- the LOC128271620 gene encoding organic cation transporter protein yields MGQQEPEQDTVEEKQPKDFEQQPQAPAEQLDEAPTGQLPNAAAKLTLHTDGDLKQTILDGLEKKGDGSLWLWVLFILCLTPNILNGFHVSSYVFLGQLPKNYYCMVPRLLESGWSHEEIRNITAPSGMAKNGTCTIYAWNYDQLSEMNYQDALSYTQSHPQPEEVNCLSEGVSTGAWEMFYDQPEGVSIVPEWNLICERTALRSTVQVALSIGKFLGASSFGVLSDKFGRKTSFSIAATLYIVSGLLTTFSPVYLLLLLGRIGLGASASGVFYPAFALLTENVGKRHRSWMSIAFNFSYPLGMLFLALAAYLIHPWRDLSLALTIPSFLLVIHLYFLVESPRWLLSKGYDRRAYRMVFGRRPPKELIDNGGRQVVEKNQDVDAGSQPSFGDRLKESFVEFTKLYGTPVLCRRALICHFTWCITSLCYYVTALNADNFAANRNVYVATTGSVDIIAYILSMIVLAYFGRRSSSFCFFLYAGVCLLVVLAVPEDRTTMLVTLAMLGRIGITAVYAIVTLHTAELFPTEIRNTALGICSTMAHVGSIAAPYITDLLGRLGWWIPTTICGCSVLIAGALTLLHPETRDAALKDHAKQERDDVHNKESTNSSS; encoded by the exons ATGGGACAACAGGAACCGGAACAGGACACAGTGGAAGAGAAACAGCCGAAAGATTTCGAGCAACAACCGCAGGCACCGGCGGAGCAGTTAGACGAAGCACCCACTGGCCAGCTGCCGAATGCAGCGGCCAAGTTGACGCTGCACACCGATGGCGATCTGAAGCAGACGATTTTGGATGGTTTGGAGAAAAAAGGTGACGGAAGTCTGTGGCTCTG GGTCCTGTTCATTCTGTGCCTTACACCAAACATCCTTAACGGCTTCCACGTATCGTCGTACGTTTTTTTGGGACAATTGCCTAAGAACTATTACTGTATGGTACCCCGGCTGCTGGAATCCGGATGGAGTCATGAGGAAATTCGCAACATCACGGCCCCGAG CGGAATGGCCAAGAACGGAACGTGTACGATTTACGCGTGGAACTACGATCAGCTGAGCGAAATGAATTATCAAGATGCCCTCAGCTACACCCAATCTCATCCACAGCCGGAAGAGGTGAACTGCTTGTCGGAAGGCGTCAGCACCGGTGCGTGGGAAATGTTTTACGACCAACCGGAGGGTGTATCGATTGTTCCGGAGTGGAATTTGATTTGCGAACGGACTGCCCTCAGATCCACGGTTCAGGTTGCATTGTCGATCGGCAAGTTCCTGGGTGCCTCCAGTTTCGGCGTGTTGTCCGATAAATTCGGCCGCAAAACTAGCTTCTCGATCGCGGCCACGCTTTACATCGTTTCCGGGCTGCTGACCACATTCTCGCCCGTCTACCTTCTGTTGCTTCTCGGACGCATCGGACTCGGTGCTTCGGCTTCCGGCGTGTTCTATCCGGCGTTTGCACTGC TGACTGAAAACGTCGGCAAGCGGCACCGATCGTGGATGAGCATTGCGTTCAACTTCTCCTACCCGCTGGGGATGCTGTTCCTAGCGCTGGCGGCTTACCTCATCCATCCCTGGCGAGATCTTTCACTAGCCCTGACCATACCATCCTTCCTGCTCGTAATACACCTCTA CTTCCTAGTTGAGTCGCCACGCTGGCTGTTGAGCAAAGGGTACGATCGAAGGGCGTACCGCATGGTGTTCGGACGTCGGCCACCTAAAGAACTCATCGATAATGGTGGTCGGCAGGTGGTCGAAAAAAACCAGGACGTCGATGCCGGTTCGCAGCCATCTTTCGGCGACCGACTCAAAGAGTCGTTCGTTGAATTTACAAAACTTTACGGAACGCCCGTGCTTTGCCGAAGGGCATTAATTTGCCACTTCACTTGGTGCATCACCTCGCTATGCTACTATGTAACAG CCTTGAATGCTGATAACTTTGCGGCTAACCGTAACGTGTATGTTGCTACGACTGGTTCCGTGGACATCATCGCCTACATTTTGTCCATGATCGTGCTGGCCTATTTTGGACGCCGCAGTTCGTCGTTCTGTTTCTTCTTGTATGCCGGCGTCTGTCTGCTGGTTGTATTGGCTGTGCCCGAGGACAGAACGACCATGCTCGTCACCCTGGCCATGCTTGGTCGGATAGGTATTACTGCCGTGTACGCGATCGTAACTCTTCACACGGCGGAACTGTTTCCTACCGAGATCCGCAACACGGCACTCGGCATCTGCTCGACGATGGCGCACGTTGGTTCGATAGCGGCACCATACATTACGGATTTACTCGGGCGGCTCGGCTGGTGGATTCCGACGACCATTTGTGGCTGTTCCGTGCTGATCGCAGGGGCCCTCACTCTTCTGCATCCGGAAACGCGCGATGCGGCACTCAAGGACCACGCCAAACAGGAACGTGACGACGTACACAATAAGGAATCCACAAACTCTAGCAGCTAA
- the LOC128270320 gene encoding uncharacterized protein LOC128270320, with the protein MSKAKATPLPPNREKAEAKPVQNSTARPTSQKAEEKLSAESCSKTALQQADFPAVGATVKISFIGNNEMYIYDVGPGPNGRSNSHTQLVRRCLEEGRKKGNTLTKAPVVGDILLAPFSGEYYRAVVNSVEGNCADVFFVDFGNSEKLEWSRFKEILEPVLKSADRSAHEVWIINVSKFTEPIRQKLNELEDEEFELSKVIDMSSTSIKLVDLRHPKELYFLSDKLRQLPEKGKEICKPPEKKNIVVASAPETYVPVMDDEVIEATIPAEDGVELIIIDASYLNHDSNNQIAVVVKANQKKYDELLSEIHSYGEADVNEYQPKQCGELCLVRYESIWTRAMPTDIQRDLIEYMLFDLGVLCTVPSKNVRRFPPKLSRTLYVTDCIVDNPETLCTLAKESTAEKLRTKLIKVNVKPERESNDAQHVTVVSVGDKVSS; encoded by the exons ATGT CGAAGGCAAAGGCAACTCCATTGCCACCAAACCGAGAAAAAGCGGAAGCGAAGCCAGTGCAAAATTCGACTGCAAGGCCTACATCGCAGAAAGCTGAAGAAAAGCTGAGCGCAGAAAGCTGCTCAAAGACCGCACTCCAGCAGGCCGATTTCCCTGCTGTGGGAGCCACAGTGAAAATATCGTTCATTGGGAACAATGAGATGTACATTTACGATGTCGGTCCTGGGCCGAACGGCCGATCCAATTCGCATACTCAACTAGTTCGTCGCTGCCTAGAGGAGGGTCGAAAGAAAGGGAACACCTTGACAAAAGCTCCCGTAGTTGGTGACATTTTGCTGGCACCGTTCAGTGGCGAGTACTACCGTGCCGTGGTCAATTCGGTAGAAGGGAACTGTGCGGACGTTTTCTTCGTCGATTTCGGTAATTCCGAGAAGCTCGAGTGGTCCCGGTTCAAAGAGATTCTTGAACCGGTCCTCAAATCCGCTGATCGTAGCGCGCACGAAGTGTGGATCATAAATGTTTCTAAGTTTACGGAGCCCATCCGACAGAAGCTTAACGAACTGGAAGATGAAGAATTTGAACTGTCGAAAGTAATCGATATGTCAAGTACAAGCATTAAACTGGTGGATCTGCGTCACCCGAAGGAATTATATTTCCTTAGTGACAAATTGCGCCAACTGCCCGAGAAGGGCAAGGAAATATGTAAACCaccggagaagaaaaacatagTGGTGGCGTCTGCTCCAGAAACTTACGTTCCAGTGATGGACGACGAG GTAATTGAAGCCACTATTCCAGCAGAAGACGGCGTTGAGTTGATTATAATAGACGcgtcctatttgaaccatgatTCAAATAATCAAATAGCGGTGGTCGTTAAAGCGAACCAGAAAAAGTATGATGAGCTGTTGAGTGAAATTCACTCCTACGGAGAAGCAGATGTAAATGAGTACCAGCCCAAGCAATGCGGTGAGCTGTGTTTGGTTCGTTATGAAAGTATCTGGACTCGAGCGATGCCTACAGATATCCAGAGAGATTTGATTGAGTATATGCTGTTCGATTTGGGCGTTTTATGCACTGTGCCTTCGAAGAACGTACGTCGATTTCCTCCGAAATTATCGCGTACATTGTACGTGACTGACTGCATTGTTGACA ATCCCGAAACACTGTGCACACTCGCGAAAGAGTCGACAGCCGAGAAATTGCGCACCAAACTGATTAAGGTCAACGTAAAGCCGGAACGGGAGAGTAACGATGCACAGCACGTGACTGTTGTTTCCGTCGGTGACAAAGTTTCATCATAA
- the LOC128272892 gene encoding M-phase inducer phosphatase-like has protein sequence MYIDDNLEFDIVECTSRFTINSAGRSPTSRRAEQRQRSVMRRQRTNPLRMVNDDGKLLSSPAKDMLPGEELSFYQGHSPQQSPRPCSPCTLCPEDAMMGGGELLPSESNTPNKHHLPIIPTIVGDAGQGHQSVAVSAAATLAYQRLRRPLADDHDTNSMDSGYDGASVRNELLGSQSDASSSCSSGTGLMRSGSVLRSISSTIMSRHSSSSSPSSRRLLVSSLSSGSMESMDDLELFDMETMQDEELGDRSLHGYQPPPLRQHHQPASGMVLPSGLNTLISGTIKTTRSSTTPETKRPYVRRCLSLTESTNKMNVPANIIAGAPAGSVIKTPEQFVRRLVAIEDQENCHLTPYSARIADATARCFKRPEPPGISPVQSKRCKMIESSPSKALVSSALDSPSRTTVLKTIYQKSISMNDEQIMNALSRSSSEPDLIGDFSKSYILPLMDGQHRDLKAISGETMARLVRGEFQQKVASFKIIDCRYPYEFEGGHIRGAKNLYTHEQIIEELIKSKTERPTIDEPSEQNGQQQQDSSSVTRRNIIVFHCEFSSERGPKLSRFLRNHDRILNSDSYPALHYPEVYLLHGGYKEFFKAHSSLCDPIAYRPMLDPDFGDAYRHFRAKSRSWNGDGTTTVKATKTRSRLML, from the exons ATGTATATCGACGATAACCTAGAGTTCGACATCGTCGAGTGCACCAG CCGCTTTACGATCAACTCTGCCGGCCGTTCGCCAACGAGCCGCCGGGCGGAGCAGCGCCAGCGCAGCGTGATGCGCCGCCAGCGCACCAACCCGCTCCGGATGgtcaacgacgacggcaaacTGTTGTCCTCTCCCGCCAAGGATATGTTGCCCGGCGAGGAGCTGTCGTTCTATCAGGGCCACAGTCCCCAGCAAAGTCCGCGACCATGCAGCCCCTGCACCCTGTGCCCGGAGGACGCGATgatgggcggcggcgagcTGCTGCCGTCGGAGAGCAACACGCCGAACAAACACCACCTGCCAATTATCCCCACCATCGTTGGTGATGCTGGCCAGGGCCACCAGAGTGTCGCAGTGAGTGCGGCGGCGACTCTAGCCTACCAGCGTCTTCGGCGACCGCTTGCCGATGATCACGACACCAACTCGATGGACTCGGGCTACGATGGGGCCAGTGTCCGGAACGAGCTTCTTGGCTCGCAGAGTGATGCCAGCTCCAGCTGCTCCTCCGGCACTGGGCTAATGAGAAGCGGATCGGTGCTCCGATCGATCTCCTCCACGATCATGTCCCGCCACAGTTCctcctcgtcgccgtcatcgcgCCGCCTCCTGGTCAGCAGCCTCTCCTCCGGCTCCATGGAATCGATGGACGATCTCGAGCTGTTCGATATGGAAACGATGCAGGACGAGGAGctcggcgatcgatcgttgcACGGttaccagccgccgccgctgaggcagcaccatcagccagccagcggtaTGGTGCTGCCCAGTGGGCTAAACACACTGATCAGCGGTACCATCAAGACGACCCGCTCGTCGACAACGCCCGAAACGAAGCGTCCGTATGTGCGGCGCTGTCTGAGCCTCACTGAGAGTACCAACAAAATGAACGTACCGGCCAACATTATTGCGGGCGCACCCGCGGGCTCGGTGATAAAAACACCGGAACAATTCGTGCGGCGACTGGTGGCGATCGAAGACCAGGAGAACTGTCATCTGACGCCGTACTCGGCGCGGATTGCCGATGCCACTGCCCGCTGTTTCAAGCGCCCAGAGCCGCCCGGCATCAGTCCGGTGCAGAGTAAACGGTGTAAAATGATCGAAAGCTCACCGTCGAAGGCCCTCGTGTCCTCGGCCCTCGACAGCCCCTCCCGCACCACGGTACTGAAAACCATCTACCAGAAGTCGATCTCGATGAACGATGAGCAGATCATGAACGCCCTGTCGCGATCCTCCTCGGAACCGGACCTGATTGGCGATTTTTCCAAATCCTACATCCTGCCCCTGATGGATGGCCAGCACCGGGACCTGAAGGCCATTTCCGGCGAAACGATGGCCCGGCTAGTGCGGGGCGAGTTTCAGCAGAAGGTGGCCAGCTTCAAAATCATCGACTGCCGGTACCCGTACGAGTTCGAAGGTGGCCACATACGGGGTGCGAAAAATCTCTACACTCACGAGCAGATAATCGAGGAGCTGATCAAAAGCAAAACGGAGCGACCGACGATCGACGAGCCATCGGAGCAaaacgggcagcagcagcaggatagCAGCAGTGTCACGCGGCGCAACATCATCGTTTTCCACTGCGAGTTCTCCTCCGAGCGTGGTCCCAAACT GTCACGCTTTCTGCGCAATCACGATCGCATCCTGAACTCGGACAGCTATCCCGCGCTCCACTATCCCGAGGTGTATCTGCTGCACGGAGGTTACAAGGAGTTTTTCAAAGCGCACTCCTCGCTCTGCGATCCGATCGCCTACCGGCCTATGCTGGATCCCGATTTTGGCGATGCGTATCGTCATTTCCGAGCAAAGTCCCGCAGCTGGAACGGAGACGGCACGACCACGGTGAAAGCCACGAAAACACGGTCACGGCTCATGCTCTGA
- the LOC128272682 gene encoding protein CREG1-like has protein sequence MTAQTTVTYQKFGEPATNDSPPQRQPSCAVLVVVVLLALTMLSFTLFLTLGPILGLYSAPYFTAFDKDDPPPHTEYARMARYLVHKAEWVSMGTLSTVEEIKGYPMVNIISVADSERGQKSTGVMYFYLTMLDYTAQDLDKDNRLTVMISMDEDLACTKQGVDPMEPTCGRLMISGKVVKIDPSSDEFKFGKAAMYSRHPAAKIWTNTHNFFLCKMDIVQIAVLDYYGGPHYVTVEDYMAADPDKKTDVANKRRIPARFTSEELDY, from the exons ATGACGGCCCAGACAACGGTAACGTATCAAAAGTTCGGAGAACCGGCAACGAATGATTCCCCGCCCCAAAGACAACCGTCGTGCGCCGTTTTGGTGGTCGTAGTGCTTTTGGCTCTGACGATGCTGTCTTTCACGCTGTTCCTAACACTTGGGCCCATTTTGGGACTCTACTCGGCACCATACTTCACGGCGTTTGACAAAGACGATCCGCCACCGCACACGGAATACGCTCGAATGGCCCGCTATCTCGTCCATAAGGCcg AATGGGTATCGATGGGCACCCTCTCAACGGTGGAAGAAATCAAAGGTTACCCGATGGTCAACATCATCTCGGTCGCAGACAGTGAACGAGGGCAAAAATCGACCGGCGTAATGTACTTCTACCTTACCATGCTCGACTACACGGCGCAGGATCTGGACAAGGACAATCGGCTGACGGTGATGATTTCGATGGATGAAGATTTGGCTTGCACCAAGCAAGGTGTCGATCCGATGGAACCTACGTGCGGGCGGCTCATGATCTCGGGAAAAGTAGTCAAAATTGATCCATCGTCGGACGAGTTTAAGTTTGGCAAAGCGGCTATGTACAGCCGTCATCCGGCAGCGAAAATATGGACCAACA CGCACAATTTCTTCCTCTGCAAGATGGACATCGTGCAAATTGCCGTACTTGACTATTACGGTGGACCGCACTACGTTACCGTGGAAGATTACATGGCAGCGGACCCTGATAAGAAGACAGATGTCGCAAACAAGAGACGCATTCCGGCTCGTTTCACATCCGAAGAGCTGGATTATTGA
- the LOC128270319 gene encoding bifunctional 3'-5' exonuclease/ATP-dependent helicase WRN-like has translation MSDDPGPEYLEVLASRFGHSSFRPMQWRIIRSIIADRRDNCVIMATGYGKSLTYQYPSVFLDRLTFVVSPLISLMEDQVLSLNVCNIPACLLGSAQTSNPIPGIEAGEYRVVYVTPEFITGEGGKSLLRSTRKQLALIAVDEAHCLSKWGHDFRPAYRNLSVLRTICPDVPILAVTATATPKVRDDIVQSLRLTNAQVLCSGFDRPNLKFIVRLKGPQGALGDIQPLLAGNREGSIIIYCLTRKQTEEIVALLSSKSITCEAYHAGLSISKRRDVLERFVRDRLQIIVATIAFGMGIDKPDVRLVIHYGASKDLESYYQEAGRAGRDGQPSQCIMFWSRSDFITHEFLRSQSAGGTVQHNLEQLSRKMGEYLDTRDCRRRFILRYFEDSFENKDKVLSEPVDGQRHNCCDNCTRGGVARDCERFEGIDSDGRYDFAADAELLLKAFEKFGGGTGSALPILLLRGSKSKKLHESNYNHPLYGRGRARDEEWWKSLVTLLEREGFLDKTQVTNHFNRFAKICTTKISPTGRKWLDGGGGETTATRKLRLKPTAEMFKSLKMVNSPSELQSGAICEVVAPRGSQSSTMARPTQSSATVQQELFQTLMKKRSELANAFECMPYMIASNTALQQMAAKKPLNLNEMKNAQLDGFSDAKLQKFGREFLVCIQQKLNFLPQQADRQQCSLTTTQLVTWNMWHLDRKSVAQIATDRNLAESTIIGHLCQAIQADCPFAKEDILRLGVDEELYAMIALLLPADLEQPYSLSALKEICPPEVTYSQLKLVLAFEKYKPQIMAQPKEEKSITATNSAEECNDPFDEDDDMFDFSELDRLEAAFVFDKNVSPSSEPLSTSEKHSPSLIPASALKSADSAEKENIGSVETLQIANKTGKRDTCEKGTDGPKLEAWPPTGNRKRILYLDDGDEADGENNNDEMSYHLPKRKL, from the coding sequence ATGTCCGACGATCCGGGTCCGGAGTATCTAGAAGTGTTGGCCAGTCGATTCGGTCATTCGTCGTTCCGGCCGATGCAATGGCGCATCATCCGTTCGATCATCGCTGACCGGCGCGACAACTGTGTCATCATGGCAACGGGCTATGGGAAATCGCTAACGTACCAGTATCCGTCCGTGTTCCTGGACCGCTTAACATTCGTCGTTTCACCACTGATCAGTTTAATGGAGGATCAGGTGCTATCGCTGAACGTTTGCAACATTCCCGCCTGTCTGCTCGGCAGCGCACAAACGTCCAACCCGATTCCTGGCATCGAGGCGGGAGAGTATCGTGTAGTGTATGTGACACCAGAGTTTATTACCGGCGAGGGGGGCAAATCATTGCTACGGTCCACCCGCAAGCAGCTTGCTCTGATTGCCGTCGACGAGGCACACTGTTTGAGCAAATGGGGCCACGATTTTCGACCTGCATACCGTAACCTGTCTGTGCTACGAACGATCTGTCCCGATGTGCCAATACTTGCGGTAACGGCCACAGCCACGCCCAAAGTTAGAGACGACATTGTGCAGAGCTTGCGACTCACTAACGCACAGGTACTGTGCTCCGGCTTCGATCGTCCCAACCTGAAGTTCATCGTTCGTCTGAAGGGACCGCAAGGAGCGCTTGGCGACATCCAGCCACTGTTGGCAGGTAATCGCGAGGGAAGCATAATTATCTACTGTCTCACACGCAAGCAAACGGAGGAGATAGTGGCGCTGCTGAGCAGCAAAAGCATAACGTGCGAGGCATATCACGCGGGGCTGTCCATAAGCAAACGGCGTGACGTACTTGAACGATTCGTGCGCGATCGGCTGCAGATCATCGTCGCTACGATCGCGTTCGGCATGGGCATCGATAAGCCGGACGTTCGGCTCGTCATTCACTACGGTGCATCGAAGGACCTGGAGAGTTACTACCAGGAGGCAGGCCGCGCTGGTCGTGATGGGCAACCGTCCCAATGTATCATGTTCTGGAGTCGGTCGGACTTCATTACGCACGAATTTCTTCGCTCACAGTCCGCCGGCGGCACAGTGCAACACAATCTGGAGCAGCTGTCTAGGAAAATGGGCGAATACCTCGATACGCGTGACTGTCGGCGTCGCTTCATTCTACGGTACTTTGAAGATTCGTTCGAAAACAAGGACAAAGTCCTCTCAGAACCTGTCGATGGGCAGCGGCACAATTGCTGCGACAACTGCACCCGCGGCGGTGTGGCCAGAGACTGCGAACGCTTCGAAGGGATCGATTCTGACGGGCGATATGATTTTGCAGCAGATGCTGAGCTGTTACTGAAGGCGTTCGAAAAATTTGGcggcggaaccggttccgcGCTTCCGATTTTGCTGCTACGCGGATCGAAGAGCAAAAAACTGCACGAAAGCAACTACAACCACCCACTGTACGGTAGGGGAAGGGCACGCGATGAAGAGTGGTGGAAATCGCTGGTCACACTGCTTGAGCGGGAAGGCTTCCTCGACAAGACTCAAGTGACGAACCATTTCAATCGGTTTGCAAAAATCTGCACGACAAAAATCTCACCGACCGGCCGCAAATggctggatggtggtggtggtgagacGACCGCAACACGGAAGCTACGCCTAAAGCCCACGGCCGAAATGTTTAAATCATTGAAAATGGTGAATTCTCCTTCAGAACTGCAGTCGGGTGCCATCTGCGAGGTGGTTGCACCACGCGGTTCGCAGTCTTCGACAATGGCACGTCCAACTCAGAGCTCAGCCACAGTACAACAAGAGCTATTCCAGACACTGATGAAAAAGCGCTCCGAACTGGCAAACGCTTTCGAGTGTATGCCGTACATGATCGCTTCGAATACGGCCCTGCAGCAGATGGCCGCGAAGAAACCGTTGAATTTGAACGAAATGAAGAACGCCCAGCTCGATGGGTTCTCCGATGCGAAACTACAAAAGTTTGGTCGCGAGTTTCTGGTGTGCATCCAACAGAAGCTCAATTTTCTCCCACAACAAGCAGACAGACAGCAATGCTCGCTGACAACCACCCAACTCGTAACATGGAATATGTGGCATTTGGATCGGAAAAGTGTTGCGCAAATCGCCACGGACCGCAACCTAGCAGAGTCAACGATCATCGGGCATCTTTGTCAAGCTATTCAGGCAGATTGTCCCTTTGCAAAAGAGGATATCTTACGACTAGGCGTCGACGAGGAGTTGTACGCCATGATAGCTCTGCTTTTGCCAGCCGATCTTGAGCAACCGTACAGCTTGAGCGCCCTCAAAGAGATCTGCCCTCCGGAAGTGACGTACAGTCAGTTGAAGTTGGTGCTGGCGTTTGAAAAGTATAAACCACAAATCATGGCACAACCGAAAgaggaaaaatcaatcactgctACTAATTCCGCAGAGGAATGCAATGATCCTTTCGACGAGGATGACGATATGTTCGATTTCAGCGAGTTGGACCGTTTAGAGGCTGCCTTCGTTTTCGACAAAAACGTTTCGCCGTCCTCGGAGCCACTGAGCACGTCCGAAAAACATTCTCCGTCACTAATACCTGCTAGCGCCCTGAAATCCGCCGATTCGgccgaaaaggaaaatataGGGTCGGTGGAAACGTTGCAAATTGCCAACAAAACGGGCAAACGGGATACCTGCGAAAAGGGAACAGATGGGCCAAAACTTGAAGCCTGGCCGCCAACGGGTAATCGGAAACGCATTTTGTACCTGGACGATGGTGACGAGGCCGATGGGGAAAACAATAACGATGAAATGAGCTATCACTTGCCGAAAAGAAAGTTGTGA